Within Trichoderma atroviride chromosome 2, complete sequence, the genomic segment CCTTTCACATAGCTCACCTTGATCCCCTCTCCAAGCCTCTCAAAGATTCTCTTCTCGCACGTCGTCCGGCTGCTTCCGCTACTATCCAGCTTCCACAGCAacggctgcagcgccgccgccaagccAACACAGCTATGGTCCCGTATCGTCACCTTGCTCGCAATCACGGCAGCAatcaccgccagcagcagctgcagcccgaCCGTCAAGCCCAGGATGATGTGCACATAGACCCAGCTGGTGATGTCCAGCTCGATGGCCTTCAGGGGCAGCAGCCCCGTGGCGTTGACGTTGGAGTTGACCTGTGCCGTGATGGCAACGACGCCAACGGCAAAGGCCGCCATGAGCTGGCCCATGCCAGTGTTGTTGCCCCCTTGGGGTCCCCCGTAGTAGGATTCGGCCGGATAGCTCTGGAACTGGAAGCGCCGAGTGCTGTTGAAGCTGACGCCGAGAGTCGAGGCGCCGTAGCCCTGCAGAGCGATagccgaggccgccaaggtgGTGACGTTGACGCCGACCTCTTGCACCGGGTGCTCGACATTGGTGACCGGCCCGATGGTGATGTTGCAGTTGTAGAACCACGGATCCGTTGCCGAGGCCTCAAACGCCAAGACATGCCCCCACGTCGGCCCGGATCCGCGGTCCGGATCGACCATGAACGTGGTCTGCGACGCTCCGTTCTGCGCGGGAATCGCTATCTGGGTCTTGTTTGCGTTGTCAATGGTGATTATGCGCTGCGTCCCATCGCCTCCCTTGAGAACCCTCCAGCTCTGACATGTTGCCTGCGTGGATATCGTTCGGTTCGTCGCCACCGACTGGTAGTAATCCAGGTTATCGGGCGTTGCTTCGTAAAAGACGTAGTAGCATGAATTCTCTTCGCAGTACATCAGATCTGCATCCGAGTTGAAGAGGCTTCCGGGCCCGGGCATCTCGTCCACGGCG encodes:
- a CDS encoding uncharacterized protein (EggNog:ENOG41~TransMembrane:4 (i45-67o87-107i153-174o467-491i)); the protein is MRTAVTAMKIPPSLLSWRSDSWRSDGRTDSFSDEYFKRRNQFKRLLLACALRWFLTALLVMGTYLVLWRYSRKAAMISTKKKEFNTLIIALSIALGLNIASSLKHLVRELRWWVLSWHEWMPKEADYILQSENFSSLFQLGYVTRRHWVRAYVLFWVMVNVASQIAVATLGLTYNINSADTIAVTAPGTVAIPDMTNIQTGKVLSTNSQATSALRYTANNYGLVALAYGYGAVDEMPGPGSLFNSDADLMYCEENSCYYVFYEATPDNLDYYQSVATNRTISTQATCQSWRVLKGGDGTQRIITIDNANKTQIAIPAQNGASQTTFMVDPDRGSGPTWGHVLAFEASATDPWFYNCNITIGPVTNVEHPVQEVGVNVTTLAASAIALQGYGASTLGVSFNSTRRFQFQSYPAESYYGGPQGGNNTGMGQLMAAFAVGVVAITAQVNSNVNATGLLPLKAIELDITSWVYVHIILGLTVGLQLLLAVIAAVIASKVTIRDHSCVGLAAALQPLLWKLDSSGSSRTTCEKRIFERLGEGIKVSYVKGRSGLYYIKVDE